DNA from Clupea harengus chromosome 2, Ch_v2.0.2, whole genome shotgun sequence:
GGGGTCGTTGGACAGCGCGCGGGCACGGGAAGAAGGCACTGCAGCGCTACTGGGGCGCTGCGTCGTCAACCCGTTAACCACGCTCGCCGCATCCTTAAGCTTGGCACTGCTCCAGGGGGATGACTGGTTGGTGGGCATGCTGGCCTTTTCGGCGGTCTCCACGACAACCACCCCGCGGTGAGATGTGGACGCTTTCGGCGGAGAGGGGCAGGTCGGGTAGACGGACAGCTGCGGGGAGGAGGCCCGCTTGCCTAGCAGGCCCGATCCGAACCTCAGCGGGTCCAGCTGGCAGAGAGAGCGCTGGGCTTCCAGCGGGCACGGACCGTGGCACTGtgacgagaggaggagagaggaggaggaggaggaggaagatgaggaggcaCTAGACTGGAACGAGGCTGGGCCCTTGGACACACCTGAGGGTGCGACGCTCGCATACCTGGCACTGCGGGGCGAGCAGCGGCGGGCACCTGCACTGGCACTGCGCGTGCAGAGGGGCCGGGGTGCGACGGCGGGTCCGGGCGAGGACGCGAGCACGCAGTTCGGGGGGATCCCTGAGAGACACTGGGGGCGCAGGTCATGGGCCACTCTCAGGGGCGAGAGGCCGGGGATGGGAGACAGGGCCTGGGGTTTCTTGTGGGGGGCACAGGCGGGTAGGGCACGGGCAGAGGGAGCATGCACCACTGCTGACAGGGCGTGGATGGTCAGGCCGGGTTGGGGAAGGGAGAGCCTGCGACTGCGCCGGAGTGGTCCCCTGAAGTCTTCAGCTCCATGGGTGGCCATGAATGGCCATGGCACACCTGGATGGCACTAACGTTGGCCCACACATAAATGACAACTTGGAAGCAGGGGGTGGGGACCCGTCTTCACCTAggaaatacatatatgtatatattaaaaacaacgtcaagaacacagaaaacaaagcCATATTTTTCAAATGGCCACAATAATCTGCGTTCTTATAAATTAAACATGCAAAACCTGCACGTCTAAAAATGCGTATAGCTGAAACTGTAACTATAACATAAATCGACTGGTATGTCTGAACTTTAGGTACTGTTCTTATGACAAACTTTAGGTTAACCTCAAACTGATGAAAGGCAACGGATCATCCAGCATTTGATAGCCACAAATACAACGTTTTTAACTTTCTTGCGTTGTTCAGTCAGTGGACCACGTTTGGATGGATGGCTTGCTAGCTGTAATTCCCCCAAAAACGCGGGTGCTGCTAACTTCTATCCATGTCGAGGGTGGCCGTGGTAACATTAGCTAGCAATGTGTCATCTGTAGTAGTAATTAGTAGTTTTCTTGGCAAACAAACCTGCCAAGCACATATTCTGCTGCTTAAGTATTAACTACCTGCTATCCTGAGACAACGTTACTTCACTCCTCATGTCATTCTGCCAAATACCCTTATAACACCGGCCAATGTTATCCTAGCCTTATAGCTAGCGTTAGCTCCACTGGCTAATAATGAACTGCTGTGACATGTTAGCAAATACCAGAGGCGAAGAAAGCTAAGTCCGTCCCTAGCAGAACGGCTATTACCTTTGCTATTATCCATGTGGCGTGAGTGTACAACTAATATTAGATAGCCAGCTAGCTGGCAACTGGTTTGGAGCATTTGCTAGCTTGGAAGCTAGCTACCCCCGAAAAGAAATGTATAAAACTTGAATGACTTGTCCATGGATAATATGCGATGGATAAGGCGATAGAGTAAGACCCATCAGCATTGCCATCTGGCTAGCAGGCTATATCATTCCGATTTTCCGGCATGACAAAGTATTGTAAAACAGTAAGCTAACGTTACCTGAAATTGCTAGCTAGTCAAGTAACTTAGCAAAGTCAGGTAGCCTATAACGTTAACGCTGCCCGGTTTCTTGTATATTCAGATAACTTAATAATTCGGTCAGTGCTGATAATTTCCCCTGGATTGTGTCAATTCAATCTAATCTCGTGATAAAAAGGTGTGCAGATATAACGCAAATTGTGAAACTTTAATGTTACTGGTCATTGCCCAAAACTTGTGCAAAAGCGTGGACTCCAGAAAGCTAGCTAGGATAGATCAGTTAGCTCGCTAGCTAACCTTAGTCATTTCACATGCTCATTGCAAGCAAGTCAACATCTGTTGCCAGAGCTGTATGGCTAACGTTAACTTCAATTTCTCTTAACTTAATGAGTAGGACAGCGTTAACTGACAAGTATTTCTGAACAAATGCATTCAAATTCACGCAGTCATAATGTACCTGGTCCCCACGATGCTCACCTCGCAAATCAGAGAACTGTCTGGCGAAAACAGAACCTCTAAATAAAATAACCCATGCGAAGACCTCTTGATCTTTCACTGTCTGGTAGCCCAGCTGCTCCCTAGCAACAATACACCGCGCAGCCAAAAGGCACCTCTCCCTTCCAAGCGCGCTCTCCTTCCCCCTTGCTGATAGACATGTGATCACTGTCCCACAACTCGCCGTGAGAAATATCGTTATCCCATCGTTAAATATTTAACTTAACAGTGGATAGCCTAATTATTGCAAACTCGAGCCTAAGTTTATTCACAGCCTACATAATGAACCAGGACGTTTTTCGTGACGTTTACAccatgtattgtgtgtgaaaCATAGGAAATATATGCCTCCTACAAAGTAGGAGGTTAAGTTTTCTCTAACCCAATTCCCTGTGTGGTTATCGAATACACATCTGGAACAGACTCGGATATCAAGCTCCGCTCTAACATTCGGGGCAGATTAAATATGCATTGTGACAAAGTATTTGTAATTCAGACCGTGAGTAGGTCATGAGGAGACAACAAAAAATGTCACATGGGattattgtatatgtatattattGTTTTAAAATGGTTGTGTCTGGGGTATTGCTATGTgccttcatgtaggcctatgtgttcGAAAAGAACCAGGAagaaacatcaaacacacactccaactgtCAAAAGGCAAAACCTTTAACTGTCAAAAACCAGCGAATTTGACGCAAAAAGCGGTGGCGTGTAGCAGTAAGCTTGTTAGACTAGCTATTCAATGGTGGCATATAGCACAATAACAGAAAAATAGGCTACAAAATGGCCCGTAAAATAGGCTTCCTGTGTTTACAGCAATCTCTTAAGGGTATGATATTAACGATACGATATATTACATAATAAATTatgactttttatttattttaatttgaacaAATCTGCAACATTAGATTTGAACAGCCCCCCAGACCAAAACTCCTCAGTCTGCCAAAAGACCATGCACACAGCCCTGACTAGAACCGCTAGTTGCCCTCcacagtttagttttttttaagtagGCTAGTTGTAAAGAATTGTTTtatgcttttttcttttcacgCTGCAATGCATGACTTAATTAACAAAACGTATGAAGCTAACCATAGGGTCGTAAAATAAACTAAGCGAATGTAATAATAACCTCACTAATCCACGAAAAAATAGCAATCCCCTTTCTTCTTTAATCTAGAAAATTTGAGCCAGGTGTCTTTACTTGAATATCCCGCCTCTAATTTGAGGATAGCCAATTATTGTTGGCTCCCTACCACCCATCAatcatataaacacacttcCTACAGACCAATATCTCAGTTTAACCTTATTTTATAGGTTACGTGTGCTTGTCTGAGAACAGTGAAATGGCCAGTGCTTCAGTGTTGCAAGAAGAGTTCTGTTGTCCTATCTGTTTGGATCTGCTGACGGACCCGGTGACTGTtacctgtggacacagtttctgttTGAAGTGTATTACGGGGTGCTGGAATCAAGAAGACTATAAGGGTgtttacagctgcccccagtgcagagagACCTTTACTCCCAGACCTGTTATTCGCAGAAGcacattgctggctgatgttgtgGAGAAGCTGAAGAAGATCGATCTCCTAACTGATGCTACGTCTCCTTGCTACGCTGGACCAGACGATGTGGAGTGTGATTTCTGTACTGGGAGAAAACACAAAGCCATTAAGTCGTGTCTAACATGCATGGGCTCTTACTGTGAGGTTCACATCCAGCCTCACAATGAGGTGGCCTGTCTGAAAAAGCACAAGCTAGTGAACGCCTGCTCACGGCTACAAGAGAAGATCTGCTCACAACACCACAGGATCATTGAGGTGTTTTGTCGCACAGATCAGAAGTTGATATGTATGCTCTGTACAATGGACGACCACAATGAACACAAAACTGTCTCCGCTATAGCAGAACGAACTGAGAAGCAggttagctctctctctctctctctctctctctctctctgattattTGCTTAACTGAATTGAATAGAGTGAGAATAGTGATCAATCTGTTTAAATCGTCAGTATTCTGCCAATACCCatctttgtatctgttgtaaaTGTTGCCTCAAGCTATTGGATATTTTCCTGTGTACATTTATCCACAGAAAAAGTTGTTGGACATGAAGTGGGATAATCTGATGCGAATCCAGCAGATTAACAAGGAGGTGCAGGAGGTGAAACAGGCAAAGAAGTATCTGCAGGTGATCACTGATAAACATGACTGATGTAAACTGATGTTTGTTGCACACATCTCTTATCCCCTAGCAACCCCAAAATGGCTGAATGCTGTGGGGTACGAGTGTTTCTGGTACTTGTTTTTTTAGGTGTTGATTGGCTCTGCAAAGATGGCAAAAAGGCACTTGTCTGCATGCCAATGCGCTGAGGAATCCTTTGCGATGTTTGAAAATGAGCTGATATCAGTGCCTCTGTCCTGTCAACAGATGTCTGCACAGGTAGCTGTTGAGGACACAGAGGAGATCTTCACGGAGCTGATCAGCTTCATGCAGAAAAAATGCATTGAGGTAAAAATGTCTATCAGAGCTCAGGAGAGGGCAGAGGTGAGACAAGCTGAAGAACTCTCAAAAGAACTGGAGCTGGAGATCGCTGAGCTAAAGAACAGAAATGCTGATATGAACCAACTCCAGCCAATTGAGGACCCCATTGATTTCCTTCAGGTAACACTACTAAACCTCGGCTCACCTACAGAGAGTCTTGACTCGCCATAGTTAGATGGGTTCTATCAAAGTCCTTAGAGGCAAGTCtcaagatcaggctcctatctaaattaatgcgagagatcaggctcctatctaaatgaaggggagagatcaggctcctatctaaattaATGGGAGAGATCAGACTCCTATCTGGATGAATGGGGGAAGAAAGATCCATAACTCCTCATAGGATGGTCAAACGGACATTAACACTATCTATCAAGGTTCTATCAAAACCCTCTCATCATAGTAAATACCTTGAAGTTGGTCTTTGGTCTTCCCTACCTACTCTTTTCTAAAGATCTTAAAGTTACACTCTTGATGCCATTCATCGGACCATGTAGGGACTGCAGGCTGTGTTACTCTGGGGCGGCAGAATGGCAAACCACAAAACTGACTGCAGGATATTAAATGTCCTGTCTAGTAAAACAACAGCACCCAATATCCTTTccaaaaaaatatacaaaaccATTTCTACAACATGcttgttgttgatgtgtgtatTCATCTATATATGAACAATGCTGGGCATAAAATGGTGTGCAAGTTACACCTTTGGGATTTAAAACTCATTTTCTCAGTTCATGATGGCAGGTAACTTACTGAACAGGTACTGTTGGTCTGTGACCTGTCTGTTTGATCCCCTGTAGAGTTTCCAGTCACATCTCGCCTCACCTGCGGCTAAGAACCTTCCCAAggttacttttaaaacaaagTTCTCCTTCAGCGAAGTGATGAAATCTGTCTCTCCATGTCTGaaggagaaaacaaaagagtTCCACAAGGCAATACACAAAGGTAGGCCTTCCTCCTAACATTAATGCTTCCTAAAAAAAAGCTTTAGTATTCATCACTAAGAAAAATCTATTTAGGTCAGAAATCAAGACAGTCAAcacactattattattattattattattattttaaaaccCCTAGTTTGTAGACACAACTTTTCTGTAACTCCCATTTCCAAACCTGATTCAGTTGTTTAAAGTAAAAAGTTcaatatatatgaaatatattgcACCATTTAAAAATATGTATTGAATCGGCAGCTAAAAATTATTGAAATATCGAATCTGGAGGTCTGGCAATGTTTGCCTCTATTCTTCACGTAGCAAGAGGCAACTATATAAATGCCTAAAATGCCCACTAGGTTGATGCTGTATTCATACTATAGACTAAAATAAGGATTAAACCATATTAAAACTACATGACTGAAGACTACTACCCAATATTACCATAAGGTTTATATGcatgaaatgtaatgtaaagtataaaacacaaacacacatttgtatatattttgctgtttattctattcatttattttccttttcttttgtgGATGTTATCTCACTCCGAAATCAACTATAGCctactgccacatcagtgtacAGAGGCTATACGCACTCCCAATGAAGGGTGTAGATAGGAACCAAAACATCTTATATCGCTGGTCCTAATGCAGAGACAAAGCACCATGAGTCATAATTATGTTGGCCAACAATAATTTGAATTGACGGCATTGGCTGACACATGTGTTTGTCTTAAATGGCGAAACATTCCATAACATTATTACTTTCTGCCAGGGTTGATTTGTGTTGCATATAACCACAAGGTGATATCACTGTATTTGCATATGTGGCCCTCAATTTATACAGAAATATATAGTGTTCTTCTCATCTACTGGGTGATGGCAGTTAGGAGAAGTTTTCCGTTATTCAGACATGACTGCCTCAGCTCCTTTTCTAGTTACAGGCTTCATGAAAGGGGACACGGTCAAACGGACGGTTCCTGAAGAACACTGCGggttttacagaatcaacagaCATGCTGCTGACCTCACACTCCGCATTAATGGTGTGGTGACCGGTAAGGCCCTTATGGATCTACACCCATTACTATAAAACACATGCTGAATTACACCCATTACTATAAAACAGATGCTGAATTACAAGTTTAAATGTGATTAACCCTAACCCATTACTATAAACACATGCTGAATTACAAGTTTAAATGTggccttttaaaaatgtattatattgCTGTTTATTTTTCAATTAGTGTTTTTGTCATTACCACTCATGAATAGCACTTAAATTACTGCAAGTAGCAATGACCCACAGCTACTCTTTTTGCAGCCATCACAGGGTCAGCTGTGACTGTGGACTTTCCAGACTATCCTGGCTGGAGCGGGAGTGCGTCCAAGATTGAGCTGGTGCTCTGATACACGTCATTACCTCACGATGGCTACCACCTGAACCACCCAGTCTTCCCGTGTAAATGCTTTGGTTAATACTCTATGTACATGTCTCTCTGGGTACAGAGCAtcctcttttcattttgtgtttttttttatagagaacattttgaaataatTTCAGAGTGTATTCACTAACTCCCATGTCTGCCTTTCCTAGAGCTCAGTATTTTATTACATTACATGTTAGTTTCTTATATAAAAGTGCATATCACCTTTGGATGTGTGCCTCAACAGGAATGTTgaattattaataaataaaatacttttACACTTTTAATGTGTCAGATGAATTGTTTGTTGCATGCACATTAGTTGTTTTAGTGATTGGAACATGGCAACATGACACTTCTACATGCACCTCTCCCAGTGCTTCCCACCTCTCCCAGTGCTCCCCATATACCACAGCACTTCCCACCTAACCCAGCATTTCTTACCTACTCTACTGCTTCCCACCTACCCCAGCGCTTCCTAGTACAAAGTAGGTGGTTAAGTTTTTCCTAACCCAATTCCCTGTGTGGTTATCGAATACACATCTGCAACAGACTCGGATAGCAAGCTCCACTCTCACATTCGTGGCTGATTAAATATGCATTGTGACAAAGTATTTGTAATTCAGACCGTGAGTAGGTCATGAGGAGACAACAAAGACTGGCACATGGGATTATTGTATAAACTGTTATCACTATTTTTAAATCGTTGTTTTTGGGGTGTATGCAACATTGCTATGTGCCTACGTGTTCGAAAATAACCAGGAAGAAACATCAAACACACTACAATTGTCAAAAGGTAAAACCGAATTTTAAGCAAAAGACCATGCTCACAGCCATGACTAGAACCGCTAGCTGccctctgctgtttttttttaatttatttttttaagtagtTGTAAAGAATGGTttcatgctttttttcttttcacgcGACAATGCATGACTTCATTGACAACACGTATGAAGCTAACCATAGGGTCGTAAAATAAACTAAGCGAATGTAAAAATTACCTCACTAATCGATGAAAAAAGGGCAATCCACTTTCAAGAACGTTTGAGCCAGGTGTCTTTACTTGAATATCCCGCCTCTAACTTGAGGATAGCCAATCATTGTTGGCTTCC
Protein-coding regions in this window:
- the LOC105892838 gene encoding E3 ubiquitin/ISG15 ligase TRIM25-like, with product MASASVLQEEFCCPICLDLLTDPVTVTCGHSFCLKCITGCWNQEDYKGVYSCPQCRETFTPRPVIRRSTLLADVVEKLKKIDLLTDATSPCYAGPDDVECDFCTGRKHKAIKSCLTCMGSYCEVHIQPHNEVACLKKHKLVNACSRLQEKICSQHHRIIEVFCRTDQKLICMLCTMDDHNEHKTVSAIAERTEKQKKLLDMKWDNLMRIQQINKEVQEVKQAKKYLQMSAQVAVEDTEEIFTELISFMQKKCIEVKMSIRAQERAEVRQAEELSKELELEIAELKNRNADMNQLQPIEDPIDFLQSFQSHLASPAAKNLPKVTFKTKFSFSEVMKSVSPCLKEKTKEFHKAIHKVTGFMKGDTVKRTVPEEHCGFYRINRHAADLTLRINGVVTAITGSAVTVDFPDYPGWSGSASKIELVL